GGTTTGTCACGCTGGAGAAGATGCCACACTCCCCGGAGGCTGAGGCGCTGCTGGACAAAGAAATTCACGACACAGTCAGGAAGATCATCCGGGACTTTGTGTCGTCCTGGTACAGGACTGTGTCCAGGGAGCCGGAGTTTGAGATAGAAGTGCAGAATGCTATGCTGTCCATGGCCATGGAGCTGAAGAAGAGAGCCAGGAGGGTGGACAGAAAAGCTCTTGCACAAAGAGCCTTGCAGCTTTGTGACTCCCACTTGCAAAGTTACATTAGAGCAAAAGAGATCATTGGAGAGCCggagaagcagctggagggtGATAACCGGTATCCGGAGGGGAGCCTCTGGAAGCTGTATTGTAAAGGTAGCGATCCCCACCCTGCTCTCAGAAGCTCTGCTGTGGAGGTAAACTACGCAAGGGCTATGGTGGACCTGCTCCTACATGTGTTAGTGCCACCTCCCCATTTGGAAACCAGAACAGGAAGATACGTGGTCGGGGAGCTAATAACCTGTAACGTTCTTCTCCCTCTCATCACAAAGATGTCGGATCCCGACTGGCTGAATGTCATGAtcgtgaacattttcacaaaggCCGGCACGCCAGCTCCGGAAGAGAGAGATCCGCTGGCTCCTTCGCCGATACTTCCTCCAGCTCCGCAGCAGCCGGATGAGCAACGAAGGGATCTGGAAATCCCAAGTTCTTTACCTCTGAAAGTCCAGCTGGAAACTCCCAGCATCAGCGAAGCTCCCACGCCGGAGATCAATGCGTTTCATATAATCGAGGAATCTGACTTTTCCAGCTTCCAGGACATTGAAGAAGAGGACTCCAAGCATGATGGGACTGTTAACCCCTTCTCCACCATTAAGACTGGTGGATGTACTGAAATGGATTACCTGAGCCCGGAACCCTTCAACCCTTTCTACTGTGAGGACTCTGACCTTGAGTCTCCTCTGTCTGATTTCCGAAAAAGCTCAGTGGAGTCTTTAGATCTGATTGGAGCTGATGAAACAATGTCTGATAGACCCAGAGACTGTGTTACTCCCATAGAGACTAGCAGCATGTTGGACCCTGAAGAAGAGTTTCAAAGTGACAGGGGTTTAGGAGAGGCCACTTCCCAAAAAGTGCTTGTTCCAGATGGTCTGACCCTCAAAACAGTGATCGATCCCGTGGTCCCGATAGTGGAACCTAAAGAGGAAAGGCCAACCAGCTTTGTGGGTCTTGGCAATGTCATTTTCCAAGAGCCAGGCAAGCAGAGCTCTAGCCAGGAGAAAGAATCCTTGATCTCGGAGCTGGCAGGAGCCGCTAACCCTCATGAGCTCTCAGTGGCAGTACCTGTGCAGACCTCATCACCTGTGATGGGAGTGGTTTCCCTGGCTCCGTTCAGCTTTGAGCCGCTTAGCAGTCCAGATGGTCCCGTTATCATCCAGAACTTGAGAATCACAGGAACCATAACAGCCAAAGAGCACAGAGGCACAGGGTCCCACCCCTACACTCTGTACACTGTCAAGGTAATCAGCTgtcttctcttttgttttgtgaCAGGTATTGCTTCCTGTTGTGTTCTTTGAAAGTAAGATGAATACTATGCTTTACAACAGTGCCCTAATATTGGTAGAGAAAGAGTAGTAGATTAATTCAATTTTTCGTGTGAAAGATGGTACCCATATGCCCAtattaaaattgatttaaaaacactgtaaaatatGGTGATATATAAAGATTTGACAGTACTTTAGGGAATCACCAAATGGGTAAAAGGGGCTGAATAACCTGCTCTTGTTGGCAAACTATACTGCGTTCTTATACACTTTCAAAGAGGGATTCTGGTGCAAAATTAAACGTTAACTGTGGCAACATTTTGTTCAGAAGCTATTACAACATTGAATGATAACTGTGTGCTCCAAAACTAATGGCACACTGCACATTCTAAAAATCACTAATCTGCGTTTAGCTTCCAGAGCTACAAAAGTCttcctttaaaatataaaaaagcatttcttATACTGATGTGTTCTAAGATGCCTTCACACACTTTGTGGAGGTTTGGACATAATAAGGTTGTAGAAGCACAGAAACAACATAAGGCAAGACTCATTAATTAATAGAGAGAATGACAATATTCCCTGTTCTAAAATAGATCTTCtgtccttttttaattaattccttTGACTACGAGATAGGTATATAGAAATGTCTGTCAAAATGAGTGGATGCAGTAGATACACTATTGAACAATTTAGGCATCAGTTAAATAATTGATTATCTTTTTCTCAAGAAGTAAAAGAGACATCGTTTACATCTTTACTTGTCATAAATGCTCTTCAGAGCAGTACTCCAGACCTTCTATGACAGACATTCACTTCCATCTTTGGACTGTGTTGTAGCGGGCTGCTCCAGTGCGAGTGTTAAAACCTCTGCTGTTTGTGTATGTGCTGTAGTATGAGACTGCAGTTGACATGGAGAACCCAGGCTCTCTTCAGCCAGTGGCCTATCATATGGTGAACCGGCGCTACAGTGAGTTCCTTAACCTTCAGACCCGGCTGGAGGAGAAACCTGAGCTTCGAAAACTCATCAAAAGTAAGACCCAGCTTGTCCCCCTTGGGCGGACAGGCCTGAATTATATTGAATGTGTTGGGTTACTGCCAACAGTGCTGGGgcctgcagtgctgtctgtgtggcggTTGTGTGTTCTACCTATGTTCTCATggctttcctcccacaatccaaagtggacttttttccccagagccaattttccccaaagagacactggtaggttaattggcttctgggaaaattggctctgagaaaaaacacaactgtgaggtgtgtgtgtggctgtgtTTGGGTCTCAGTattccctgcgatggactggtgtcttgcccagggtgtatcctgtcttgcacccattgcttactgggataggctctggctcgcCCGCACCCCTGAATTAGATGAACTGGTTAAAATGTGGATGTTTGTATGTTGGCTTAATAAAGATGCCCTTTTAATAACTTTATTGGAAAATATTGCTTTGTGGTGGTTTTGATCTCAATTGCAAGGCATcacatttgcaaaaaaatataatttttcccTCACGTGATTCAGAAATATCCAAgagaatacatattttaatttttatctcCTTTCTTTCTTGCCAATTCAGAGAATAcgagtaatatttttttcaccttctCAAAAGCTAAAACGTAAGAGAATTTCAGTTTgtctttcccttttttcttacttGAATGCTTAGATGTCAAAGGACCAAAGAAGCTTTTCCCAGACCTTCCTTTTGGAAACATGGACAGTGACAAAGTTGAAGCTAGAAAAAGCCTTCTGGAATCTTTCCTTAAGGtaggaatttgtatttttcttgtaTGAATGTTTTGAGCTTCATAAGGTGTAGTGAACCATTTGTTTGTATTTACTAAGCCATCTGCAAATGCTGTCTTGCACTCAATGCATAGCCCTTTCTTTATAGAAAGTCACAAAGTTGGAATGCAAAGGTGAAGTTGCCTAAagtgaaaatgttgttttccagCAACTTTGTGCAATTCCTGAAGCAGCTAACAGTGAGGAGATGCAGGAGTTTCTCGCCCTAAATACAGATGCAAGAATAGCATTTGTGAAAAAGCCTTTCATCGTATCGAGGATAGACAAGGTAATACTGAAAATTTAAAGCATATTAAAAAATCTAAGCAGTTGCACATAATTCCAGATCCAGGAATGTCTCAGTAGTTATTAATATGCCACTGAGCATCCCGTTATCAGTTCATAGCGCTGATCTCAAGGCATTTACCCTTTTCTGCAGATTGTGGTGAATGCAATTGTGGACACTCTAAAAACTGCCTTTCCACGCTCAGAGCCGCAGAGCCCAACGGAGGACATGGGCGAGAGTGAGCCCGATGGGAAGGCCCAAAGTGACAGTAAGAAAACCAAGTACGTCAGACTGCAGGTTGGATGGTCATATCCATCGCTTACTACACAGAGATCACAAATCGGCATAATATTTGACTACTTGCTATCAGTGGGACATAGAAATCTTTAACTGTGCACTATAGCATGCATAGAAGAAATGTAATGGCAAGGCGGGTCTTTGTAGAGCCAGAATGCAGACTTTCACTTGTTCCAGTGTGTACTCTGTTTGGAGTGTAGGTTGAGCTGTATGAGGTCTAATATCACTTGTTATATCACTACATTCAGTTGTAGGTTCTAAATTACTTGTCGATATAATatatctttttaattaaaaaaagagatattttaaaaatatttttgttggctCCCTtgcagccctgaattggatgaagcagttagaaaatggttggcCGTAACTAATAGAAAAGTCGGCTAAGTCATCATTGCATTTGTTTAAAGCCTAGTAGTGTCTTTTGGCTTTTTCGATACCGACTTTGTGTTGAATTCTATTTTCTTTCACCCCAgatcttattttttcttaatatttgcaggaaaggTATAGTGTTTATGTCAATGTTTCTCATGCTAGGTCTCGACTGAGGTTCTCCAGTAAAATCGCCCCTGTTCTCAGTGTGTCTGATATGCAGCCTAAAGTGCTGTATTCCTTTGATGATAGGAGCACAGTAAGTAAATCACAATTTCATACATCTTCTCACAGGAACTTAAGTCTCAATTATTTTTCAGCTCAGTTTGTTGGCAAGCAGCTAATTGATTCCAAGGGGCCATTTAGCCATTCCTTGAAAGAAACCTGTGTATCAATTTCAATATGGCTGGGTACTGTTTTCCATAGTCCAACAACTCTTTGACTAGCATCTGTAGTTTGGTGACATAGGGACTGTAGaagctttttacattttataatagCAAAATACACTTAGCAAATGCAGGCTTTGTAAAATTGactccatttttatttcttaaacataAATTTGCTCATTTGTTAGAAGAATCTAACTCAACATTGCTGTAATATCCCTAATTATTGCTCTTAGTATAGGATCATGTAATAAATCAGAAATCTGTGTAGGAATCAAGAAAATCAAGGAATATATCCCAGCTGTAACACTTGCCATTACCGATTTCAGTTTTCCTTTAACATAATAATTAATCTGCTCAGAAATCTCAGCCTTTGCTGTTTACAGGATTGGTTTAAAGATTTGTTTCACTCAGAGAAGTGTCTTCTTTTTTTGTAGAAAGTAACTATAATGCCAGTCGTGTTATCAATAACATAGGTCTGAGAAGTGTGAAAATATGTTCACTTCAGCATGTTTTGAGGATTTGAATGAGGATCTATTTGGAGAtagaaaagacagagaaaattcTACACTAGGGCAAAACTATTAAGGGACAGTGGGGGCAGGTTAATGTAGTGGGTAAGTCTAGAATCATAACAGGTGGGTTGTGAGCTCAAGTCCCCTGTGCAGAAACTGCAGTTGTGACGTGAGTGAGGTACTGTAGTTTcaccagtccacccagctgtataaatgggaacCAGCTTTGCTGGGGGGAGAATTCCTGCAGCGGACTAGCATTTTAACCAGCCTGGGGAGGGGGATCACATGCTCTCTTCTCTACTGAATGTCAAGGAAAACTAAACTCTGGCCTGTTGGGCCGACATGGCTCAGACATGGAAACCGGCTGCATAACAAAGGGACGTGACCCGTCATGATGAGCACCCGCATTTCATTAGGTTGGAACTCATGTTAGCTGGTGTCTTGTACTGTCCAGGTGTTCAATGGCTTCTCCTTGACTGACCTTGAAGACTTCAttcaggagcaggagaggggcCTGAGCCAACCCTCAGAACAAGAAGATGATGTGAAGGAAGAGAGAGATAAGGAGGAAGACAGCAGCACTGAAACTTGGGAGGAGGATCTGCACAGCGCAGTCAAGCCGAGCTCTGGTAAGACTCAAGTTCTCTTCCAGTGAACCTGGTAAAATCTTTGTTCGGTTCATGTTTGCTGCAGTAACAGAGCACTTCAGTAGATAACATAAGATAAgaccactttattggccatatacaatttcttgtattaggaatttgtcttttcacatatcccaacttgctctccataagacacacagacagggaaagaagcttggtgtcagagcgcagggtcagccatttatacagcacccctggagcagttggggttaagggccttgctcaggggcccaacagagtaggattcctctgacGGTCGctggatacaaaccggcaaccttccagccacaggcgcagatccttagccacagagccaccgcactgcccAGTATAGCTTTTAGGGGATGAACCTAGTATTTGTATAGGAGGTGAACTAATGTGTACTGGAACTACTGAATGCAACGTGTAGACGACCcacaatataaaataacatttttcattttttccataaattatttacaattattatttatttattcgtTTTTTTATGCCTGGATACCATACTCCCAGCAAGTACAATTTTTGGAATACTTGTTTTGCCTGTACATGTAGAACTGTTGTAAACCAGACATTGGGTGTTGAACTTTCTCAACACTAATTCTCAGTAGTCAGTACACAGCTGTGATATCCCCTTACATTTTCGGTCAGTATATGTATAGGATATTCAGTCTACAAATAACAGTTTCTTTTATACCAGTTTatactctttttaaaatattatttctgtcattattgccattttatttttatttttaactgcatCATAAaagattattgttttattttgtagacTTGCCCTTTGGTTATCCATGACATTTTTACTCCATGGCTGTTGTTTTTTAGCatacagttgtgttttttaactcAGTTTGAATAAAGTCAAGTTTATGGAACATTTGCTGATCATGATGCAAACTTGCATGAACCTGTCTCAAAGCGCATCAGACCAAATTAACGAAAACCACATTCCATTTTACAGTTTTGCagatttgtcaaattaattgcTTTTCACCTCTATAAAACACATCTGAAGTAAAAGATAATATAATAGAAGCATGTGACTTACGATATGAAAAGTACTGCTTTAGATCAGGACAGGCATTGCTGGCATTCAACTCTGAAATAGTTGTCATCAGGACAAAAAGAATGATTCGGTGTAACAATTTTTTGAAAATGCAGTTAATTGCTTAGGAGAAGATAAATGCCATTGGCATTAGTTTTAgcctcacagaaaaaaaaccccacagcGAAGGCCAGGAGAAACGCTTAACTGAACTCTTGGAATTTCTGACGTAAGGGTTGGCAGCAATCCTCTGGATTCTTACTCCCAAGAAAAAGCCAGGGCTTTCCTCCCAGTGTAAAAATGAGTGCCTCTTTCTCAGGAATCACACAAGGGAATATTTGATCTAAACCAGTCGATTCCTCCTACGTTGCGCTTTGACATGAAACTCCTACTCCTGAATCATCGCTTGAAGTTAATTAGTTTCCTCACTTGCATTCCCTTCATTTTTAAGTTGTGAAAAACTGCATTTCAAAGGCAATTAGAGGGCCATTTTTTTCAAGGCCTTTGGTGAAGCCAAAACATTCTTCAGTATTCAGGATTGTTCTTTAAAGCTTTGAAATGCGGTTTGTGCAATTTCCATGGTTTCAGACTTAAAATGGGGTAATGTGTAtttacatgttttcttttttatttgagtCGATGATGCACCTAATCTTAAGTGTTTATGCACATTATTATGTTATTGTCACTAGAATTTTTCTAGGCAACTTACAAGGGCTGTAATAAAATGCAGTATTATATGTTTTTGTGAAGATGTAATGCTATTAGAATCTACATAATACGGATGCTTTTTGAAGTCTCCCTTTTATTTATTGGTTGCAGTAGTGTATTTGAACAACCCCTGACTTAAGAGAAAAGATACTGATCCAGAAGCTTGTACGTTTATGGAAGATAAAGTTAGAGACTTCAATACTGCGGAATCTTGTTGGGAGCGACCTCAGGTTTTGTCATACCTCCCTGTCATTTTCTTTGCCAGGGTTAGTACAACGTTTATCAAGCATGGAGTAATACCACTCTGGCACTTCAAGTGCAGTACAGGTTTTGTAAACCAACATCATGGCTGAATTGTAACTACAAAGGCTGCATTTTAGATCAGGGGTTTGGCTTGGTGTTACTGATATGGGCTAATTAACCACCCAATTCAGTTATTAATTTATTGGAATGATCAAAGCCCTGTAGTGGCATGAAATGAAAGAGCCAGTGGTCACCATACCTGTTCCAGACTAACAGTGCCACTGGAACACAGTTACAGAAGAGCATATTACACACGCAGATATGAAGGGCCATTTTCTATATATTATTCTTAAGGTGTGAGAAGTGGCTTGCCATGGAATAACCTTACcttaaaggaaacattttttacacCGTTTTACACTTTATCAGTATCATGATTGCATTGCAAACTGTTGTattatctgttgtttttttgtttaattctcCAATGAAAAGCAGCAAGGATTCAGGGGATGATCAATAGTGGGTCCTGtctgtattttctgtatgtACCCTTTAGGTTATATAAAAGATAGATGAGCTAGTTCAGCTTGTAAAATTCTGGACTGAATGTCCATCTTCCACATGAGAGAGCTGCATCATTATTCTTTTAACACAAGATGGCAGCATTAGATTACAAATTCAAAGAATAATGGCTATTGGACACAGAGCTGTTTGTACGTGAGATCTCTTGTCATGGCCTGAGGTGCCCTCAATGTTCACTTAAAATTTTTATGTACAATTAGCTTTTAGAATATTCCTAACccttaatgttgttttttattggcCCAGATCCACTTGCGTTAGTCTGAACCGCAGTTCAACTGAATTATGACCATTTCATAAAATGTGACACTTTATGAACTGAATAAGAGCTGATTTATCATCTTCAGATTAAGAACTTTCATTGTTCATTCTCCACTGTCAGATATTTGTGCCGAGGAGCACAGTTTGCCCTATTTCATTCCTACTCTACAGAAGCACTGGCTCATTTTCCATAGCTGTCTTGTCTGCGAAAATAAGCttattttatagattttttCCTCTGTTATGCTTGCAATGTGctggattttaaaaatactttcagaataataaaataagcaATTAATGCCCTGGTGCCCTTGCATCTTATCtttgtgttaaaattaaaaaaagttttttttttctgtgaacagAAGTCTTCATAGAAGTACCTACGTagattcaaaatgtattttagttaTTTTGAAAGCTAAGCATCACAAGAAGAAATTTACCAGATGCCTATAGCATACCAGAATGTGAATAGTTTCGACAGCTGGATAAGTCATAGGAACACATCTGCAATACAGAAATTGTAGTCATAggttatcattatcattatcattatcactatcattatcattatcattataagCCAAGTATGGAGATTTCTATTTAGATGGCTACATAATATAACAGGGCCCCCTTGAAAAGGTTGTAGTGATTATGGAGTCACCACTAGAGGCTGCTTGAGAGACGGCTTCAAAGACTTGTACGTAGTACACCTGTGTGAAGACATCACTAGTTGATTACCTGGAATGTGGGAGTCTCGTGCAGGTTTGAATTGTATACAGGGGTGTGATGTGACAAAGCCAGAGAGGTGGAGAGTAAAAGATGAGGGAGAAAAGGCACAGAGAGGTAAGTTTAGAGCCAAGTTAGGGGAATTCCAGGTTGAGTGCTGTTGTGTTCTTTTATTTGGAATAAAGCTGGGAGTGCTCCAGAATTTTGATTGTGTTTTTGAAGTGTTTCGTACAGTGGGTGAAGATCTCGTGGCCCGTTCTACCCCAGCCCGGGATCTTTCCCATTAATAAAAATTACTCCTACATGAAAAAACTGGTGGCACGTCATTGCAGTGTTTAACAGAGGGTTGTTCAAGCAAGTAGTTTTACAAAAagcattaacattaaaataataaaactgttaacaaaaataaatttgttgttTTGGCCTTTACTAATTTTGATAAGGTAGGGTGCCTATGTGAAATATTATTCACTTTTGGTGGTGCCTGGAGGATCTACTATATTGAAGACAACAAAGAGCAGCTACTCTGTTAGGTAGGCAGTGAATTGGAGTTTTACCTTTTCTTGAACTCATCAGTAACTAGGACCTCCATGTGTCATTGTTTCAGCTGATGAAATGGCCTTAGCAGACGTAGCCCTCAATATCGTTTGCTTGCTTATGAAAGACGAGTGGAGCTGGCTTTGTTCTGACAACATCCAGAAGACAATCAGGCAGTTTTTTGGGACGCTAATCGACAGGTAGGTGTCTCAACATTCATACCACTCTTAGCAGAGGACCTGTTTGAACGATAAGGAATTTCATTCTCAAACCTTAGATTGTGTTATAGAGCGTTCTGTACACagtaataaatatatttgaacaGACAGAAAACAATGTAACGAAATCAAAAAcacacattgttttgttttgattatggGTAATTGAGTTACttgaaaaaacatgttaagAAGTGATGATTCCTCCTTTATGTTCTGTACATGGGTTAAAGCTTCCGAGTTGAAACAGTTTGCACGTATGCAGATATTTGCGGTAAGTAACTGCAGTTAAAATAGTGTTTATCACGTCTTttacaaaatcaaaatgacaGTTCCAATTCAGCCAAGAGAAGGTGGGCTGCATGAATATCATCGGGATGTTAAGAGCAGTATTTAAGGATTTAAATTCTCATCAAAGCGTTAAGACCAATTGTTTAAACAAATTACGATTACATGGTTAATGTAACCTAATTGTAGTTGCAATAACTCAAATGAAATTTGCATCGTAACACAAATCAGAATGTCTTTGctggtgaaaaaaacaaaccttgtATTATGGCACAATCGTCTGGCTGTGTAACACTCCCATTGCAGCAGTGTGTGGGGTTTATTAGGTCTGTGATTAATTTCTTGACAAACGAGTCTCCAATGCACCTTGTTGTAAATATTGCTGAAAAATACACCACACTGTGTGTCTTTAAAGTGTTTAGAGTTTAAAGGTGAGTGACAATGAAAGAGGAACATCAAAAACTGAGCTTTGAAAGgatcacaaaataaatgtgtgcTTGCAAGGATAAGCAGGCACAGAACGTTCTGTGGTCCACTAATTTTACCAAGTAAGCTTAGACCAGTatttttttgcatatttaactaacatgtaaTTAGTACTGACTCTCATCGGTATTTAATGTATGTGCTTTGTTGTGTTACACAGGTAACGTGTAACAACCCTTCATCTAAATTAATCCATGAAGCATGGGTTAGTTAATAATTTCTTAGATCAAATAAATCAATTCTTACTTAAGTGAAGTCCTTCAGGAGAGGCTACATGGCAAATTCCTACTTAAGCATTCAGATTTGGACAAAGCATAATTAAAATTTGTATGCTGCCCAAAAAGcaatgaaaggaaaacaaactttAAGGCCTTCCAAATGTTTACCTTCAGAtaataaatgtaactgttagcCAAAATTAAATGCTTGACGTAAGTTAAATGTAATAGGATTatagttaaaaataattattgtgcagtgtaatattctttttcaccTTTTACCTTTTTGCATAAAGAAGTTTAGCTTGATTCACACTGCCTTGAGTGCTAATTGGCACAAATATTGACTCCTTACAGAAAGATTGGGATTGCTGAATGTATTGCAGATGATTAGAGGAAAGAGGTGCCTGGTTATTAAGCAAATGTAGGTTTTTTGATTCAGAAGGGAAGGTCCAGTATCAGTGTTCTGCATATGTGCCATTAAATACCTTTCCATCATCATTGCATCAAAATGCAAAAGCCCTGCCTTTTACCTGTTGGGCCATCTTTATTTCAGCAGCCTGGGTAAGCTGCAGAATCTGGTTTTCTCAGTGCCCTCATCTGAGTGGTATAACATGATCTGTTTATGGGGACTGAAACAGGCGGTCGGCATAGGTGTCATTTCCatttttgagatttttttatgGCACCagacgtttttttttccctcaatttgaaacaaataagaaaatttctCGCAAGCTTCATTTTCCAATTGGGAGTTGTAGAGTGTTTTAGTCGAGAACAACaggatgcataaaatattttcccAATTATTGTTAACATTCTTCTGTTCCGATTGCTGCAATCTGTTCAGCCATGCTTGTGCTTTAAAAGCAATTGCAATAACAATTATATTCAGTCAATCATAGATGTGCATGTGGGTGAAGTATGTTTTGCACATCTGGTGATAATTGTACCTAGGTTGTACAGCTGGTCTGTTATTGTATTGTTTGTAAGACCGATATTGTAGTTTGAGTTGAGAGGAGTATTCCTTTCGAATCCCCCAGTTACTAATC
This DNA window, taken from Lepisosteus oculatus isolate fLepOcu1 chromosome 23, fLepOcu1.hap2, whole genome shotgun sequence, encodes the following:
- the snx19b gene encoding sorting nexin-19, which produces MSQPEVLCPSSWMPSELMGQKKLLGFGVLLAWLLLFHLLVNVWLLCIFTSLLVVLGGWLGSQAILHMKSVVHLERFVTLEKMPHSPEAEALLDKEIHDTVRKIIRDFVSSWYRTVSREPEFEIEVQNAMLSMAMELKKRARRVDRKALAQRALQLCDSHLQSYIRAKEIIGEPEKQLEGDNRYPEGSLWKLYCKGSDPHPALRSSAVEVNYARAMVDLLLHVLVPPPHLETRTGRYVVGELITCNVLLPLITKMSDPDWLNVMIVNIFTKAGTPAPEERDPLAPSPILPPAPQQPDEQRRDLEIPSSLPLKVQLETPSISEAPTPEINAFHIIEESDFSSFQDIEEEDSKHDGTVNPFSTIKTGGCTEMDYLSPEPFNPFYCEDSDLESPLSDFRKSSVESLDLIGADETMSDRPRDCVTPIETSSMLDPEEEFQSDRGLGEATSQKVLVPDGLTLKTVIDPVVPIVEPKEERPTSFVGLGNVIFQEPGKQSSSQEKESLISELAGAANPHELSVAVPVQTSSPVMGVVSLAPFSFEPLSSPDGPVIIQNLRITGTITAKEHRGTGSHPYTLYTVKYETAVDMENPGSLQPVAYHMVNRRYSEFLNLQTRLEEKPELRKLIKNVKGPKKLFPDLPFGNMDSDKVEARKSLLESFLKQLCAIPEAANSEEMQEFLALNTDARIAFVKKPFIVSRIDKIVVNAIVDTLKTAFPRSEPQSPTEDMGESEPDGKAQSDSKKTKSRLRFSSKIAPVLSVSDMQPKVLYSFDDRSTVFNGFSLTDLEDFIQEQERGLSQPSEQEDDVKEERDKEEDSSTETWEEDLHSAVKPSSADEMALADVALNIVCLLMKDEWSWLCSDNIQKTIRQFFGTLIDRWLDVHFTNFTCTQYWVIYLRLLQEAIWPGGCLPVRPRPVRTAEQKEEAKKESLQCLMSLLPDMLGSEKYKLSWKVVLESLQDPYINRHLVYCVWDLLLEFLVPEASDQDFQKCLLSHLSRNMDKSAV